One window of the Brevibacterium limosum genome contains the following:
- a CDS encoding 5'-3' exonuclease H3TH domain-containing protein: protein MKPLVLLDTPALYYRAFYSVPDSIVNADGHPVNAVRGVLDTVAQMVRRFDTDRVIATMDADWRPAFRTAIMPEYKAARVKDEEAGTEIPPELAVQLPIMNRVLAAAGIPIAEVAGTEADDVIATMAAQSTTPVVIVSPDRDLLALLDSTTEVSVLRPRKGGEWEAVTQADLPSAYGVPDGTRYRELAALRGDPSDGLPGAPGIGEKTAATLLENFGSLESIVKAAKAGVKSGGLSPKRAATIIEVEDTLYKTLEVMRCLTDVDHGIDLESVPNGFDRAGVDSAAEGQNIRRSVDNLIAALESVAGTGGSAPADAPMQGGASGQPGPERSAESTPRTGGAGSWVQSRLVGFDLETTGVEPATARIVTAAFVDSAAQVRTWLANPGIEIPESARAVHGITTEFAQANGAAAAQVVSELCAEFAALREEGAVVVGHNVVYDLSVMAAEVARHRPDIDFPSIIPTIVDTFVVDKNIDPYRRGKRTLIETAKIYQVELLDAHDAAADALAALDISRALAEKSTEISVLSNAEIMAAQADWKRSQAARLQAWLRKKGNAEAVVDGSWPMC from the coding sequence GTGAAGCCCTTGGTTCTGCTAGATACGCCTGCTCTGTACTACCGCGCCTTCTATTCGGTGCCGGATTCGATCGTCAACGCCGACGGTCATCCGGTCAACGCCGTGCGCGGGGTGCTCGACACCGTGGCCCAGATGGTGCGCCGCTTCGACACCGATCGTGTGATCGCGACGATGGACGCCGATTGGCGTCCGGCCTTCCGCACCGCGATCATGCCCGAATACAAGGCGGCGCGAGTCAAGGATGAGGAAGCGGGAACGGAGATCCCACCCGAGCTGGCCGTGCAGCTGCCGATCATGAATCGTGTCCTCGCCGCCGCCGGAATCCCCATCGCCGAGGTGGCGGGAACCGAAGCCGATGACGTCATCGCCACGATGGCCGCCCAGTCGACGACCCCCGTGGTCATCGTCTCCCCCGACCGCGACCTGTTGGCTCTACTCGACTCGACCACCGAGGTCAGCGTCCTGCGGCCCCGCAAGGGCGGCGAGTGGGAAGCCGTGACCCAGGCCGATCTGCCGAGCGCCTACGGAGTGCCCGACGGCACCCGCTACCGTGAGCTCGCAGCGTTGCGCGGCGACCCGTCCGACGGTCTCCCCGGAGCTCCCGGCATCGGGGAGAAGACCGCTGCGACCCTGCTGGAGAACTTCGGCTCCCTCGAGTCGATCGTCAAGGCCGCCAAAGCCGGAGTGAAGTCCGGTGGACTCAGCCCGAAGCGGGCAGCGACGATCATCGAGGTCGAAGACACCCTGTACAAGACGCTCGAGGTCATGCGCTGCCTGACCGACGTCGACCACGGCATCGACCTCGAGTCGGTTCCGAACGGTTTCGACCGCGCTGGAGTCGACAGCGCCGCTGAAGGGCAGAACATCCGTCGCTCCGTCGACAACCTCATCGCCGCGCTCGAATCCGTGGCCGGCACCGGCGGCTCGGCGCCGGCAGACGCCCCGATGCAGGGCGGCGCATCGGGACAGCCGGGGCCGGAGCGATCGGCTGAGTCGACACCGCGGACCGGCGGTGCCGGTTCGTGGGTGCAGTCGCGGCTCGTCGGCTTCGACCTCGAGACCACCGGGGTCGAACCGGCCACTGCCCGCATCGTCACCGCCGCCTTCGTCGACTCGGCCGCACAGGTGCGCACGTGGCTGGCCAATCCGGGAATCGAGATCCCGGAATCGGCGCGAGCGGTTCACGGAATCACGACCGAATTCGCTCAGGCCAACGGTGCGGCCGCCGCTCAGGTGGTCAGCGAACTGTGTGCGGAGTTCGCCGCACTCAGGGAGGAAGGCGCCGTCGTCGTCGGACACAACGTCGTCTACGACCTCAGCGTGATGGCCGCCGAGGTGGCTCGCCACCGCCCGGACATCGATTTCCCGTCGATCATCCCGACGATCGTCGACACCTTCGTCGTCGACAAGAACATCGATCCCTACCGCAGGGGCAAGCGGACGCTGATCGAAACGGCGAAGATCTACCAGGTCGAACTCCTCGACGCCCACGATGCCGCTGCCGATGCCCTGGCCGCTCTGGACATTTCCCGAGCATTGGCCGAAAAGTCCACGGAAATCTCTGTGCTCAGCAACGCTGAGATCATGGCCGCGCAGGCCGATTGGAAGCGCTCACAGGCGGCACGGCTGCAGGCCTGGCTGCGGAAGAAGGGCAACGCCGAAGCAGTCGTCGACGGTTCGTGGCCGATGTGCTGA
- a CDS encoding amidohydrolase family protein yields the protein MYFGGDVYSSVDPFATALGCTDGKVSFIGSDEAAKALDPEAIDLGEDFLTPGFVHAGLVVDGSAPTAADLHAQGFTHVHAIGTAEAVAQFAADAPDGLSIVDYPQLGTESGAAGRASIAAGDLLGLGELPALSLFVLVDSNEQLTSVLDALSADAAHAQRHGYRLRLGFAVSEAEVEHLGRSGVAITLDPGQAQPLAQLLAAGAQVSLSHSDPSPWAAVRNAVVGDGGIGARAAFNAATRFAHRAAGNPEGGVLAHGADADIVRWKVERLVVQVADPRVAAWSTDPRSGTPGLPELSPDVALPTCVEL from the coding sequence ATGTACTTTGGTGGAGATGTTTACAGCAGTGTCGACCCTTTTGCGACGGCATTGGGATGCACAGACGGAAAGGTCTCGTTCATCGGTTCCGATGAAGCGGCCAAGGCTCTGGACCCGGAGGCGATCGACCTCGGTGAGGACTTCCTCACCCCGGGCTTCGTCCACGCCGGGCTGGTCGTGGACGGTTCGGCACCGACGGCTGCCGACCTCCACGCGCAGGGGTTCACCCATGTGCATGCGATCGGCACCGCCGAGGCGGTCGCGCAGTTCGCCGCCGACGCTCCGGATGGACTGTCGATCGTCGACTATCCGCAGCTGGGCACTGAGTCCGGTGCGGCCGGGCGCGCGTCGATTGCGGCCGGTGATCTCCTCGGGCTCGGTGAGCTTCCGGCGCTCAGCCTCTTCGTGCTCGTCGATTCGAATGAGCAGCTCACCAGCGTGCTCGACGCTCTGAGCGCCGATGCCGCTCATGCTCAGCGCCACGGATATCGCCTGCGTCTGGGCTTCGCCGTTTCGGAGGCCGAAGTCGAACACCTCGGCCGCAGCGGAGTCGCCATCACCCTCGACCCCGGACAGGCGCAGCCCTTGGCCCAGCTGCTGGCGGCCGGAGCGCAGGTGTCCCTCAGCCATTCCGACCCCTCGCCCTGGGCGGCGGTGCGCAATGCCGTCGTCGGCGACGGCGGGATCGGCGCACGAGCCGCCTTCAATGCCGCGACGCGCTTCGCTCATCGTGCGGCCGGCAATCCCGAAGGCGGAGTTCTCGCTCACGGAGCCGATGCCGACATCGTGCGGTGGAAGGTCGAACGTCTCGTCGTCCAGGTCGCCGACCCGCGCGTCGCGGCCTGGAGCACCGATCCGCGATCGGGAACACCGGGGCTGCCCGAGCTGTCGCCGGACGTGGCGTTGCCCACGTGCGTCGAACTCTGA
- a CDS encoding polyprenol monophosphomannose synthase, giving the protein MLSKILVVIPTFNERLALPVTLAGLFEQQPDIDVLIVDDGSPDGTGEWADEQAREDARINVLHRTEKSGLGMAYIAGFEWALERDYEIICEFDADGSHRPLDLGQLLDAAREGRGDLIIGSRWVPGGEIVDWPRSRYFLSRGANVYVNAVMGLGVKDATAGFRAYTRPVLEALDLSGVQSQGYCFQIDMTYRTVEAGFRVTELPIVFVERELGESKMSGSIITEAFTKVAGWGLTRRRRQAQRLLSRTSPAT; this is encoded by the coding sequence GTGCTTTCCAAGATTCTTGTCGTCATCCCCACCTTCAACGAACGTCTCGCCCTCCCCGTGACCCTGGCCGGACTGTTCGAACAGCAGCCCGACATCGATGTCCTCATCGTCGATGACGGCTCTCCCGACGGGACGGGGGAGTGGGCAGATGAGCAGGCTCGCGAAGATGCCCGCATCAATGTCCTCCACCGCACCGAGAAGTCCGGACTCGGCATGGCCTATATCGCGGGGTTCGAATGGGCTCTCGAACGTGACTACGAGATCATCTGCGAATTCGATGCCGACGGCTCTCACCGCCCGCTCGACCTCGGACAGCTGCTCGACGCCGCCCGAGAAGGACGAGGCGACCTCATCATCGGATCACGGTGGGTTCCGGGCGGAGAGATCGTCGATTGGCCCAGGTCCCGGTACTTCCTCTCCCGTGGCGCGAACGTCTACGTCAACGCCGTCATGGGTCTGGGAGTCAAGGATGCGACGGCCGGATTCCGCGCGTACACCCGACCGGTGCTCGAAGCTCTCGACCTCTCCGGCGTGCAGTCGCAGGGATACTGCTTTCAGATCGATATGACCTACCGCACCGTCGAAGCCGGTTTCCGGGTCACAGAGTTGCCCATCGTCTTCGTCGAACGCGAGTTGGGCGAATCGAAGATGAGCGGATCGATCATCACCGAGGCCTTCACGAAGGTCGCAGGTTGGGGACTGACCCGCCGTCGCAGGCAGGCACAACGTCTCCTGAGCCGCACCTCGCCGGCCACCTGA
- a CDS encoding RNA polymerase-binding protein RbpA → MSERSLRGTQLGSRSLETEEGVEPAPRQMVEFECEDGTRFKVPFSIEAEVPSTWDSGLHGIGVRVGVNEPDGEPVKHVRSHWDMLLERRSFDELQVLLDERLAIRRGEVPAQS, encoded by the coding sequence ATGAGCGAACGCAGTCTCCGCGGAACACAGTTGGGCTCGCGCAGCCTCGAAACCGAAGAGGGCGTCGAGCCGGCTCCCCGTCAGATGGTCGAATTCGAATGCGAAGACGGCACCCGTTTCAAGGTGCCGTTCTCGATCGAAGCCGAGGTCCCCTCGACCTGGGATTCCGGTCTCCATGGCATCGGCGTCCGTGTGGGAGTCAATGAACCCGATGGCGAGCCCGTCAAGCATGTGCGCTCCCACTGGGACATGCTCCTCGAGCGCCGGTCCTTCGATGAACTCCAGGTGCTCCTCGATGAGCGCCTCGCGATCCGCCGCGGCGAGGTTCCCGCCCAGAGCTGA
- a CDS encoding glycerophosphodiester phosphodiesterase family protein produces MNSQPEVTADPEIIAHRGGLWPGMSENTLDAFAAAAAVGVQWMETDVHASADGVLFAAHDADLNRIAGLSHSIRELGADELDEVELLAGGRLPRLDALFEALPQVQWNIDVKAAHSIGPMIRFVHNFNAADRLRLASFDSATLRRLRTALPGVRTSTGRTETALFALGRVPGVPDRGAAPLPPGVDALQVPMSFKRIPVVTADFVAWAHQSGLLVHVWTINDEQTMQSLLDLGVDGIVTDDVELGLEVLGRRHG; encoded by the coding sequence ATGAATTCCCAGCCGGAGGTCACCGCAGACCCAGAGATCATCGCGCACCGAGGCGGCCTGTGGCCGGGGATGAGCGAAAACACCCTCGATGCCTTCGCCGCTGCGGCAGCGGTCGGGGTGCAGTGGATGGAGACCGACGTCCACGCCTCCGCCGACGGCGTCCTCTTCGCCGCCCATGATGCCGATCTCAACCGCATCGCCGGACTGTCCCATTCCATCCGCGAACTCGGTGCGGACGAACTCGACGAGGTCGAGCTCCTCGCGGGAGGCCGACTCCCCCGCCTCGACGCCCTGTTCGAAGCCTTGCCGCAGGTGCAGTGGAACATCGATGTCAAGGCAGCTCACAGCATCGGTCCGATGATTCGCTTCGTTCACAATTTCAACGCCGCTGATCGTCTCCGTCTGGCCTCCTTCGACTCGGCGACCCTGCGGCGCCTGCGCACGGCTCTGCCCGGAGTGCGCACGTCGACGGGGAGGACGGAGACCGCCCTGTTCGCCCTCGGTCGAGTGCCGGGGGTTCCCGATCGTGGGGCCGCTCCCCTGCCTCCGGGAGTCGACGCACTGCAGGTGCCGATGTCGTTCAAGCGGATCCCGGTGGTCACCGCTGATTTCGTTGCCTGGGCGCACCAGTCGGGTCTGCTCGTCCATGTTTGGACGATCAACGACGAACAGACGATGCAGTCTCTGCTCGACCTCGGTGTCGACGGAATCGTCACCGATGATGTGGAACTCGGCCTCGAGGTGCTGGGGCGCCGGCACGGCTGA
- a CDS encoding septal ring lytic transglycosylase RlpA family protein, with translation MGRHSAPSTKKTDSIFSALTAKKKAGRHAPVGRQNTAGGVLAAVRTRPVLSAFVVPTAATAAVVASSLAMAPNDSSTGGQVVAEAPAVAISDPTKATDEFLAKAKKQAEEKPADVTIDTHIETPSPKPSKTADKKTEGSTGGGESSSGDAADENDGPSNSGESVGESGSCPMSYYGGGDGFDGKQTANGEIFDTNKLTAAHKTLPFGSKVKITNTANGKSVTVRVNDRGPYHGSRCFDLSKAAMEAVGGVGAGQINGKYEVQ, from the coding sequence GTGGGCAGACACTCAGCACCGAGCACCAAGAAGACCGATTCGATCTTCTCTGCGCTGACAGCGAAGAAGAAGGCCGGCCGCCACGCACCTGTCGGTCGGCAGAACACCGCCGGGGGAGTGCTGGCAGCAGTCCGCACCCGCCCAGTCCTCTCCGCTTTCGTCGTGCCGACTGCCGCAACGGCTGCTGTCGTCGCGTCGAGCTTGGCCATGGCACCCAATGACTCCTCCACAGGCGGCCAGGTCGTGGCCGAAGCTCCGGCTGTCGCCATCTCCGACCCGACCAAGGCCACGGACGAGTTCCTCGCCAAGGCGAAGAAGCAGGCCGAGGAGAAGCCCGCAGACGTCACGATCGACACGCATATCGAGACCCCGAGCCCAAAGCCGTCGAAGACCGCTGACAAGAAGACCGAAGGATCGACCGGCGGGGGAGAATCGTCCAGCGGCGATGCCGCCGATGAGAACGACGGACCGTCGAACTCGGGCGAGTCGGTCGGCGAATCCGGCAGCTGCCCGATGTCGTACTACGGCGGCGGCGACGGCTTCGACGGCAAGCAGACCGCCAACGGCGAGATCTTCGATACGAACAAGCTCACCGCCGCGCACAAGACCCTGCCCTTCGGTTCCAAGGTGAAGATCACGAACACCGCCAATGGCAAGTCCGTGACCGTGCGCGTCAACGATCGCGGTCCCTACCACGGCAGCCGCTGCTTCGACCTGTCGAAGGCCGCCATGGAGGCAGTCGGCGGCGTCGGCGCCGGACAGATCAACGGCAAGTACGAAGTGCAGTGA
- a CDS encoding flavin monoamine oxidase family protein codes for MSEESCDVVIIGAGPTGLSAARRLHRAGRSVVVLEARDRVGGRTWTEHIDGQMFELGGQWISPDQTALLALVDELGKETYPRYRDGDSVYIAPDGTRTVYSGEMFPVGESTQAEMERLIGLLDELAVRIGPKAPWDAEDAAELDSISFHHWLRRQSEDELACENIGLFVAGGMLTKPATTFSALQAILMAASAGSFTNLVDDHFILDRRVVGGMQSVSVQMADELGSDIVRLEQPVRRIEWSESGVRVSTEELRVSARSAIVAVPPNLYSRITYTPPLPRLQQIFHQHQSMGLVIKVHATYDTPFWREDGLCGTGFGASRLVQEVYDNTNHGEEQGTLVGFISDVNADAMWALDEETRRTKILEALAEFLGPKALDPRVFYLSDFGAEEWTRGAYATSYDLGGLHRWGPFQNDPVGPLHFASSDIAAEGYQHVDGAVRIGTATAERILGEKS; via the coding sequence ATGTCGGAAGAATCCTGTGACGTCGTCATCATCGGAGCAGGCCCCACGGGTCTGAGCGCAGCCCGTCGGCTGCACAGGGCCGGACGCAGCGTCGTCGTCCTCGAAGCCCGCGACAGGGTGGGCGGTCGCACCTGGACCGAGCACATCGACGGGCAGATGTTCGAACTCGGCGGACAGTGGATCTCCCCGGACCAGACCGCGCTTCTCGCCCTCGTCGACGAACTCGGCAAGGAGACCTATCCGCGGTACCGTGACGGCGACAGCGTCTACATCGCTCCCGACGGCACGCGCACCGTCTACTCGGGGGAGATGTTCCCGGTAGGGGAGTCGACCCAGGCGGAGATGGAACGTCTCATCGGCCTTCTCGACGAGCTCGCCGTTCGCATCGGTCCGAAGGCTCCCTGGGATGCCGAGGACGCTGCCGAACTCGACTCGATCTCCTTCCACCATTGGCTGCGTCGGCAGTCTGAGGACGAGCTCGCGTGTGAGAACATCGGACTGTTCGTCGCCGGCGGCATGCTGACCAAGCCCGCCACCACCTTCTCAGCACTCCAGGCCATCCTCATGGCCGCCTCGGCGGGATCGTTCACAAACCTCGTCGACGATCATTTCATCCTCGATCGTCGCGTCGTCGGCGGAATGCAGTCGGTTTCGGTGCAGATGGCAGACGAGCTCGGCTCGGACATCGTCCGCCTGGAGCAGCCGGTGCGCCGGATCGAATGGTCGGAGTCCGGCGTCCGCGTCTCGACGGAGGAACTGCGTGTGAGCGCCCGCTCCGCGATCGTCGCCGTTCCGCCGAACCTCTACTCACGCATCACCTACACACCGCCTCTGCCGCGGCTCCAGCAGATCTTCCACCAGCACCAGTCCATGGGACTCGTCATCAAGGTCCACGCCACCTACGACACACCGTTCTGGCGTGAAGACGGGCTCTGCGGAACCGGGTTCGGTGCTTCTCGCCTCGTCCAAGAGGTCTACGACAACACGAACCACGGCGAAGAGCAGGGCACCCTCGTCGGGTTCATCTCCGATGTCAATGCCGATGCCATGTGGGCCCTGGACGAGGAGACCCGGCGGACGAAGATCCTCGAGGCGCTCGCCGAATTCCTCGGTCCGAAGGCTCTCGACCCCCGGGTGTTCTACCTCTCTGACTTCGGTGCGGAGGAATGGACCCGCGGTGCCTATGCGACCAGCTACGACCTCGGCGGTCTGCACCGGTGGGGCCCCTTCCAGAACGACCCGGTCGGGCCGCTCCACTTCGCCAGCTCCGATATCGCCGCCGAAGGCTACCAGCACGTCGACGGAGCCGTGCGCATCGGCACCGCGACCGCCGAGAGGATCCTCGGCGAGAAGTCCTGA
- a CDS encoding APC family permease: MSSTQPSPSTNSSGLSAKGLSAGKIGAIGGAVIGISCIAPAYTLTSGLGPTISEVGVHTPAVLLIGFVPMLLVVFGYRELNTAMPDSGTTFTWATRAFGPWLGWMGGWGLVAATVLVLSNLAAVAVDFLFLLLSQVFSDPSIAELTRVLWINIPVTIILTAAAAWVSYRGVEATEKLQVWLVAFQVLALGWFVVAAIVQASNGTAFDPTPVSFDWFNPLSAGDFSTVAAAVSLSIFLFWGWDTVITMNEEAKDPEKTPGRAAMLTIVAIVIIYIACTIAVISFAGVGTEGLGAGNPDNQESIFASLAGPVMGPFAVLVSVAVLSSSLSSLQATMVSPSRTILAMGHYGALPEKYGRVSPRYKSPSVATVTSAAAAIIFYVVMRLLSENALWDTITALGLMVCFYYGITGLACIWYFRRSLFASTRTFFFRFLFPLIGGVTLLVIFVTTAIDSLDPDYGSGSSVFGIGLVFVLGIGVLALGVVIMIIQSLRHPDFFRGHTLKQGVDEG, translated from the coding sequence ATGAGCAGCACACAGCCGTCACCGTCGACGAACTCGAGCGGACTGAGCGCCAAGGGGCTCTCCGCCGGCAAGATCGGTGCCATCGGGGGAGCCGTCATCGGCATCTCCTGCATCGCTCCGGCCTATACGCTGACCTCGGGACTGGGCCCGACGATCTCCGAGGTCGGGGTGCACACCCCGGCCGTGCTGCTCATCGGCTTCGTGCCGATGCTGCTGGTCGTCTTCGGCTACCGGGAACTCAATACGGCGATGCCGGACTCGGGGACCACCTTCACCTGGGCGACCAGAGCGTTCGGCCCCTGGCTGGGCTGGATGGGCGGATGGGGCCTCGTCGCTGCCACCGTCCTCGTGCTGTCCAATCTCGCGGCTGTGGCGGTGGACTTCCTGTTCCTCCTGCTGTCGCAGGTGTTCTCCGATCCGTCCATCGCCGAACTCACCCGTGTTCTGTGGATCAACATTCCCGTCACGATCATTCTCACCGCGGCTGCGGCCTGGGTGTCCTACAGGGGCGTCGAGGCCACCGAGAAGCTGCAGGTCTGGCTCGTCGCCTTCCAGGTTCTGGCGCTGGGATGGTTCGTCGTCGCCGCGATCGTGCAGGCCTCGAACGGCACCGCCTTCGACCCGACCCCGGTCTCATTCGACTGGTTCAACCCTCTGTCTGCCGGTGACTTCTCCACCGTCGCGGCCGCAGTCTCCCTCTCCATCTTCCTGTTCTGGGGCTGGGACACGGTGATCACGATGAACGAGGAGGCGAAGGATCCGGAGAAGACCCCGGGCCGGGCCGCCATGCTCACCATCGTGGCGATCGTCATCATCTACATCGCCTGCACGATCGCCGTCATCTCCTTCGCCGGAGTCGGCACCGAGGGGCTCGGGGCAGGCAATCCGGACAACCAGGAATCGATCTTCGCCTCACTCGCCGGCCCTGTCATGGGTCCCTTCGCGGTGCTCGTGTCCGTCGCCGTGCTCTCTTCCTCTCTGTCGTCGCTGCAGGCGACGATGGTCTCACCGTCGCGGACGATCCTGGCGATGGGCCACTACGGAGCGCTGCCGGAGAAGTACGGCCGCGTCTCCCCGCGGTACAAATCGCCGTCCGTGGCCACCGTCACCTCGGCGGCAGCGGCGATCATCTTCTACGTCGTCATGCGCCTGCTCTCGGAGAACGCCCTGTGGGACACGATCACCGCTCTGGGACTCATGGTCTGCTTCTACTACGGCATCACGGGTCTGGCCTGCATCTGGTATTTCCGCCGCAGCCTGTTCGCCTCGACCCGCACGTTCTTCTTCCGGTTCCTGTTCCCGCTCATCGGCGGAGTGACCCTGCTGGTCATCTTCGTCACCACCGCGATCGACTCCCTCGATCCCGACTACGGATCGGGGTCGTCCGTCTTCGGCATCGGACTCGTCTTCGTCCTCGGCATCGGAGTGCTGGCCCTGGGCGTGGTCATCATGATCATCCAATCTCTCCGCCATCCCGACTTCTTCCGCGGACACACCCTGAAACAGGGAGTCGACGAGGGGTGA
- a CDS encoding helix-turn-helix transcriptional regulator: MNEQLVALRRVRDRIDREFDQPLSVEALATGVHMSAGHLSRQFRAAFGESPYSYLMTRRIERAMALIRRGDLTITEICFTVGFSSLGTFSTRFSELVGLSPTRYRDGVAAGEHRLPTIVVKNALRPVRNREVPPD; encoded by the coding sequence GTGAATGAGCAACTGGTGGCTCTGCGCCGAGTCCGGGACCGCATCGACCGCGAGTTCGACCAGCCCTTGAGCGTGGAGGCCCTGGCCACAGGCGTGCACATGTCCGCCGGGCACCTCAGCCGTCAGTTCAGAGCGGCCTTCGGCGAATCGCCGTATTCGTATCTCATGACGCGCAGGATCGAACGCGCCATGGCCCTCATCCGTCGCGGTGATCTCACGATCACCGAGATCTGCTTCACCGTCGGCTTCTCCTCCCTGGGCACCTTCAGCACCCGCTTCAGCGAACTCGTCGGACTCTCACCGACGCGCTACCGCGACGGTGTCGCCGCAGGCGAGCACCGGCTGCCGACGATCGTGGTGAAGAATGCCCTGCGACCGGTCAGGAATCGAGAAGTCCCACCTGACTGA
- a CDS encoding VOC family protein, protein MDISINASFLPHIDADESLTFYRDILGFELRLDVGAGRMRWLTVGPVGQPDTSIVLTPPVTDPTISDTERETIEGLIAKGSYAAIVLASPNVDETFAEVEAKGADIVQEPMDQPYGLRDCALRDPAGNMIRIQQRG, encoded by the coding sequence ATGGACATCTCGATCAACGCCAGCTTCCTGCCGCACATCGATGCGGACGAATCCCTGACCTTCTACCGTGACATCCTCGGCTTCGAGCTGCGCCTCGACGTCGGTGCCGGACGCATGCGCTGGCTGACGGTGGGACCGGTCGGCCAACCCGACACATCGATCGTGCTCACCCCGCCCGTGACCGACCCGACGATCAGCGACACCGAACGGGAGACCATCGAAGGTCTCATCGCCAAGGGCAGCTATGCCGCGATCGTGCTGGCGAGCCCGAACGTCGATGAGACCTTCGCCGAGGTGGAGGCCAAGGGTGCCGATATCGTGCAGGAACCGATGGACCAGCCCTATGGTCTGCGCGACTGTGCCCTGCGGGATCCCGCCGGAAACATGATCCGCATCCAGCAGAGAGGCTGA